One window from the genome of Chroococcidiopsis sp. TS-821 encodes:
- a CDS encoding bifunctional acetate--CoA ligase family protein/GNAT family N-acetyltransferase, protein MQKFMSSTIAVGTDLRQRHPLDAIFAPKTVAVIGATEKPDSVGRTVLWNLISNPFGGTVFPVNPKRASVLGIKAYPHIAAVPEPVDLAIVVTPAATVPGIIRECAATGVKGAIIISAGFKETGATGIELEQQILAAQASSGMRIIGPNCLGVMSPITGLNATFAPHAALPGSVGFISQSGALCTSILDWSRRENVGFSAFISIGSMLDVNWGDLIDYLGDDPHTKSIVIYMESIGDARSFLSAAREVALTKPIIVIKAGRTTAAAQAAASHTGALSSSDEVFDAAFRRCGVLRVNSIDDLFSMAEVLAKQPRPKGKRLTILTNAGGPGVIATDALITQGGELAELAPDTIAALDRILPPQWSHHNPIDILGDADPDRYAKAIEIAAQNPNSDGLLVILTPQAMTDPTQTAERLKSYIENNQQAIASKIGMPILASWMGGADVATGEKILNCARVSTFAFPDTAARVFNYMWQYSYNLRGLYETPTLLTGDSGILHRAGAEEIIHKARQQNRTILTEWESKQLLATYGIPTVETYVATTVEEAVSLAEAIAYPVVLKLFSETITHKTDVGGVQLNLQNADAVRVAYQKIQSSVREKVGIEHFMGVTVQPMITLDGYELIIGSSIDPQFGPVLLFGTGGQLVEVFQDRALALPPLNSTLARRMMEQTQIYRALQGVRGLPSVDLAGLEQLLVRFSQLVIEQRWIKEIDINPLLAKPGQNNGLIALDARVVLHEPTIAEDKLPKLAIRPYPTQYVSTWQLRDGTNVTIRPIRPEDEPLMIQFHQSLSEESVYLRYAHVTKLSYRTSHERLTRICFIDYDREIALVAEYEDPQTQVRQIIGVGRLSKLHQSNEAEFALVVSDRYQNQGLGTHLLQQLLQIGRDEKLSRMTADILPDNLAMQHLCKKLGLHVFRDSQAAMIKAEIELLG, encoded by the coding sequence ATGCAAAAATTTATGTCATCCACGATCGCAGTAGGTACGGATCTTAGGCAACGCCATCCTCTTGATGCCATCTTTGCACCAAAAACCGTTGCTGTCATCGGTGCGACGGAAAAACCAGACAGCGTTGGACGAACGGTTTTATGGAACTTAATTAGCAATCCCTTCGGAGGAACAGTATTCCCAGTTAATCCCAAACGAGCTAGCGTTCTGGGAATTAAAGCTTATCCTCATATCGCCGCCGTTCCCGAACCTGTCGACCTTGCTATTGTTGTCACTCCTGCGGCAACTGTACCTGGTATCATTCGTGAATGTGCAGCGACGGGAGTTAAAGGTGCAATTATCATCTCCGCTGGGTTCAAAGAAACGGGTGCAACAGGAATTGAACTCGAACAGCAAATTTTAGCAGCACAAGCATCATCAGGGATGCGCATTATAGGTCCTAACTGCTTGGGTGTGATGAGTCCCATAACCGGATTAAATGCTACTTTTGCCCCACACGCGGCGCTTCCTGGTAGTGTAGGATTCATCAGCCAAAGTGGTGCTTTATGTACATCCATTCTTGATTGGAGTCGTCGCGAAAATGTCGGGTTTAGCGCTTTCATTTCGATTGGTTCGATGCTGGATGTGAATTGGGGCGACCTAATTGATTACCTCGGTGACGACCCTCACACTAAAAGTATTGTGATTTACATGGAATCGATTGGCGATGCGCGTTCTTTCCTCTCAGCAGCAAGAGAAGTCGCGTTGACTAAACCCATTATCGTGATTAAAGCAGGTCGAACAACCGCAGCAGCTCAAGCAGCAGCCTCGCACACTGGTGCTTTAAGTAGTAGTGACGAAGTTTTTGATGCAGCATTCCGTCGTTGTGGTGTCTTGCGCGTTAATAGCATCGATGATTTATTCAGCATGGCAGAAGTTCTTGCCAAACAACCACGTCCCAAAGGAAAACGACTGACAATTCTCACCAATGCTGGCGGTCCTGGCGTGATCGCCACTGATGCTTTAATTACCCAAGGTGGCGAACTTGCAGAACTCGCACCAGACACGATCGCCGCACTCGATCGAATACTACCACCGCAATGGAGCCATCATAACCCCATTGATATCTTAGGCGATGCTGACCCCGATCGCTATGCCAAAGCCATAGAAATCGCGGCACAAAACCCCAACAGTGATGGATTATTGGTTATCTTAACACCTCAAGCGATGACCGATCCCACGCAAACCGCCGAGCGATTAAAGTCTTATATTGAAAACAATCAGCAGGCGATCGCATCTAAAATTGGAATGCCGATTCTTGCTAGCTGGATGGGCGGTGCAGATGTAGCAACGGGAGAAAAAATTCTCAATTGCGCCCGCGTTTCGACTTTTGCTTTTCCTGATACGGCTGCGCGTGTATTTAACTATATGTGGCAGTACAGCTACAACTTACGCGGATTATACGAAACACCAACCTTACTCACAGGCGATTCAGGAATTTTACACCGCGCTGGTGCGGAAGAGATTATTCATAAAGCACGTCAACAAAATCGGACTATCTTAACAGAATGGGAATCGAAACAACTGCTTGCTACTTACGGTATCCCAACGGTAGAAACTTATGTCGCAACCACCGTAGAAGAAGCTGTTAGTCTTGCAGAGGCGATCGCGTATCCTGTTGTACTTAAGTTATTTAGTGAGACGATTACGCACAAAACTGATGTCGGTGGCGTGCAGTTAAATTTACAAAATGCAGACGCGGTACGAGTTGCTTATCAAAAGATTCAATCATCTGTGCGAGAAAAAGTCGGTATTGAGCATTTTATGGGCGTTACCGTTCAACCCATGATTACCCTTGATGGTTACGAACTCATCATTGGTAGCAGCATCGACCCGCAATTTGGTCCAGTATTACTATTTGGTACTGGCGGACAACTTGTCGAAGTCTTTCAAGATCGAGCGCTAGCATTACCACCGCTGAATAGCACTTTAGCACGGCGGATGATGGAACAAACGCAAATTTATCGAGCACTCCAAGGCGTACGCGGTCTTCCAAGTGTTGATTTAGCTGGTTTAGAGCAACTTTTAGTTCGCTTTAGTCAACTCGTAATAGAACAGCGTTGGATCAAAGAAATTGACATTAACCCGTTGTTAGCTAAGCCAGGACAAAATAATGGTTTAATCGCCCTTGATGCGCGAGTAGTTCTACACGAACCAACAATCGCAGAAGACAAACTACCAAAACTCGCGATTCGCCCTTATCCGACGCAATACGTTTCAACTTGGCAACTTAGAGATGGAACAAACGTTACCATCCGCCCGATTCGTCCAGAAGATGAACCGTTGATGATTCAGTTTCATCAATCACTTTCCGAAGAAAGCGTTTACTTACGCTATGCTCACGTGACAAAGTTAAGTTATCGCACTTCGCACGAACGATTAACGCGCATTTGCTTTATCGACTACGATCGCGAAATTGCTTTAGTCGCCGAATACGAAGATCCGCAAACACAAGTCCGACAAATTATCGGCGTGGGACGATTAAGTAAACTACACCAATCGAACGAAGCCGAGTTTGCTTTAGTCGTAAGCGATCGCTACCAAAATCAAGGATTAGGTACGCATTTACTGCAACAGTTATTACAAATTGGTCGAGATGAAAAACTTAGCCGCATGACTGCTGATATTCTCCCCGACAATCTAGCAATGCAGCATTTGTGTAAAAAACTCGGTTTGCACGTCTTTCGCGACTCGCAAGCAGCAATGATCAAAGCAGAAATTGAACTTCTTGGTTAA
- the adhE gene encoding bifunctional acetaldehyde-CoA/alcohol dehydrogenase, with the protein MATNFQELEELIQRVKAAQIEYAHFTQEQVDNIFKKAALAANAERIPLAKMAVAETGMGIVEDKVIKNHFASEYIYNKYKHERTCGIIEEDRTFGIQKIAEPVGILAGIVPTTNPTSTVIFKALLALKTRNAIVFSPHPRAKKCTIEAAQIILDAAMAAGAPADIIGWIDEPTVPLSQALMQHPDIKLILATGGPGMVKAAYSSGHPSLGVGAGNTPAVIDETADIKTAVSSILISKTFDNGMICASEQSVIVVDEVYESVKQEFRDRGAYFLTPEDKEKLGNKILIDGRINPEIVGQSVEKIAQIADLKIPKAKVLIGEVEDISKNEPFAYEKLSPILAMYRAESFQKAVDKAVQLIDFGGRGHTSVLYTDPANKEHIDYFESMVETARVLINTPSSQGAIGDLYNFKLDPSLTLGCGSWGDNSVSGNVGVHHLLNIKTVSERRENMLWFRVPPKIYFKYGCLPIALRELESKKRAFIITDKPLFDLGITKKITNILDEIGVDYSMFYEVEPDPTLSNVNKGLSLLRNYQPDVIIAVGGGSPMDAAKVMWLMYEQPEIEFEGLAMRFMDIRKRVYELPALGKKATMVAIPTTSGTGSEVTPFAVVTDDSVGIKYPLADYALTPNMAIVDPELVLTMPKKLTAYGGIDALTHALEAYVSVLATEFTEGLALEAIALLFKYLPRSYKNGANDPEAREKVHYAATIAGMAFANAFLGICHSMAHKLGSTFHVPHGLANALLISHVIRYNATDVPFKQAIFPQYKYPNAKERYAQIADHLRLGGNTPDEKVEKLVEAVEDLKRSLDIPATIKEALPEDEQEFYAHLEELADRAFDDQCTGANPRYPLIRDLKELYVLAYRGCRVDAALYHPEVVG; encoded by the coding sequence ATGGCTACAAATTTTCAAGAACTAGAAGAACTCATTCAAAGAGTAAAAGCAGCACAGATAGAATACGCACATTTTACTCAAGAACAAGTTGACAATATATTTAAAAAAGCTGCGCTTGCTGCCAACGCAGAACGAATTCCTTTAGCAAAAATGGCAGTAGCCGAAACAGGTATGGGAATTGTGGAAGATAAGGTGATTAAAAATCACTTTGCTTCTGAATACATTTACAACAAATACAAGCACGAACGAACTTGCGGCATTATCGAAGAAGATCGGACTTTTGGCATTCAAAAAATTGCCGAACCAGTCGGAATCTTAGCAGGAATTGTTCCAACAACAAACCCTACATCGACGGTCATTTTTAAAGCTTTACTAGCACTGAAAACACGTAATGCAATTGTCTTTTCTCCGCATCCCCGTGCAAAAAAATGTACGATTGAAGCCGCACAAATTATCTTAGATGCTGCTATGGCTGCTGGTGCTCCTGCGGATATTATCGGTTGGATTGATGAGCCGACAGTACCACTATCACAAGCTTTGATGCAGCATCCAGATATTAAGCTGATTTTGGCGACAGGTGGTCCAGGAATGGTGAAAGCCGCCTATTCGTCAGGTCATCCTTCATTAGGCGTGGGTGCGGGTAATACTCCGGCGGTGATTGATGAAACTGCGGATATTAAAACAGCAGTCAGTTCAATTTTAATTAGTAAAACTTTCGACAACGGAATGATTTGTGCGTCTGAACAATCCGTTATTGTTGTTGATGAAGTTTATGAAAGCGTCAAACAAGAATTTCGCGATCGCGGCGCGTATTTCCTCACTCCAGAAGATAAAGAAAAACTAGGAAATAAAATTCTTATTGACGGTCGTATTAATCCAGAAATTGTTGGGCAATCAGTTGAAAAAATTGCGCAAATTGCTGATTTAAAAATTCCAAAAGCAAAAGTTTTAATTGGCGAAGTAGAAGACATAAGTAAAAATGAGCCGTTTGCCTATGAAAAGCTATCGCCAATTTTAGCAATGTACCGTGCTGAAAGTTTTCAAAAAGCAGTAGATAAAGCTGTTCAATTAATTGACTTTGGCGGACGCGGTCATACTTCGGTTCTCTACACAGATCCAGCAAATAAAGAACATATTGACTACTTTGAGTCAATGGTAGAGACCGCCCGCGTTTTGATTAATACGCCTTCTTCCCAAGGTGCAATTGGTGACTTGTACAACTTTAAACTCGACCCCTCGCTGACTTTAGGATGTGGTTCTTGGGGAGATAACTCAGTATCAGGAAACGTCGGCGTACACCATTTATTAAATATTAAAACTGTGTCAGAAAGACGCGAAAATATGCTATGGTTTCGCGTTCCGCCAAAGATCTATTTCAAATATGGTTGTTTGCCGATTGCCTTACGCGAATTAGAAAGTAAAAAACGCGCGTTCATTATTACTGATAAACCTCTATTCGACTTAGGAATTACAAAAAAAATTACCAACATTCTAGATGAAATTGGGGTAGATTATTCAATGTTCTACGAAGTTGAACCTGACCCCACACTTTCAAATGTCAACAAAGGTTTATCACTACTGCGGAACTATCAACCGGATGTGATTATCGCCGTTGGTGGTGGTTCGCCAATGGATGCGGCTAAAGTAATGTGGTTAATGTACGAACAGCCAGAAATTGAATTCGAAGGTTTGGCAATGCGGTTTATGGATATCCGCAAGCGCGTTTATGAACTGCCAGCGTTAGGTAAAAAAGCGACGATGGTTGCGATTCCTACAACTTCAGGAACGGGATCGGAAGTGACACCATTTGCAGTCGTTACTGACGACTCAGTAGGCATTAAGTATCCACTAGCAGATTATGCACTCACACCAAACATGGCAATCGTTGACCCCGAATTAGTGTTAACAATGCCTAAAAAACTCACAGCTTATGGAGGAATTGACGCTTTAACTCATGCACTCGAAGCTTATGTTTCAGTTCTAGCGACAGAATTTACTGAAGGACTAGCATTAGAAGCGATCGCACTCTTATTTAAATACCTACCGCGTTCTTACAAAAATGGCGCAAACGATCCCGAAGCCCGCGAAAAAGTCCACTATGCCGCAACGATCGCTGGAATGGCTTTTGCCAATGCCTTTTTAGGAATTTGTCACTCGATGGCACATAAACTCGGTTCAACGTTCCACGTACCGCACGGTTTAGCCAACGCGCTGCTGATTTCGCACGTCATTCGTTACAATGCTACCGATGTTCCCTTCAAGCAAGCAATATTTCCCCAATATAAATATCCTAATGCAAAAGAACGATACGCACAAATTGCCGATCATTTGCGCTTAGGCGGTAATACACCTGATGAAAAAGTAGAGAAACTCGTCGAAGCCGTAGAAGACTTAAAACGCTCCTTAGACATCCCCGCTACAATCAAAGAAGCCTTACCAGAAGACGAGCAAGAATTCTACGCACATCTTGAAGAATTAGCAGATCGCGCCTTCGACGATCAATGCACAGGTGCAAACCCCCGCTATCCCCTCATCCGCGACTTAAAAGAACTCTACGTTTTAGCTTACCGAGGATGTCGAGTCGATGCTGCTTTATATCATCCAGAAGTGGTGGGATAA
- the pflA gene encoding pyruvate formate-lyase-activating protein: protein MTTIGKIHSIESCGTTDGPGIRFVIFTQGCPLRCLYCHNPDCRSITDGKPVSVDELIAEIKKYTSYIRFSGGGVTISGGEPLMQPQFVKEICKRCQEIGLHTALDTSGFVDLDTAKDVLKFVDLVLLDIKSFDPEIYRKVTSVSLEPTLKLARYLSEIHKPTWIRFVLVPNLTDARHNVTELAHFVSSLSNVEKVEVLPFHKMGEYKWEQLGYEYQLKDTPPPSPELVRNTIDIFRSYGLNVN from the coding sequence ATGACTACCATCGGCAAAATTCATTCCATCGAAAGCTGCGGTACAACTGATGGACCTGGTATTCGCTTTGTTATTTTCACCCAAGGTTGTCCGCTGCGCTGTCTTTATTGCCACAATCCTGATTGTCGAAGTATCACAGATGGCAAGCCAGTTAGTGTTGATGAATTAATTGCCGAAATCAAAAAATACACTTCCTATATTCGCTTTTCTGGTGGAGGTGTCACTATAAGTGGCGGCGAACCATTAATGCAGCCGCAATTTGTTAAAGAAATCTGTAAACGCTGTCAAGAAATTGGGCTTCATACCGCGCTAGATACTTCCGGTTTTGTTGATTTGGATACTGCAAAAGATGTATTAAAATTTGTAGACTTAGTTTTATTAGATATCAAGTCTTTCGATCCCGAAATTTATCGAAAGGTAACGAGTGTTTCTCTGGAACCTACTTTAAAATTAGCCCGTTATCTGAGCGAAATTCATAAACCTACATGGATTCGCTTTGTCTTAGTTCCTAATCTAACTGATGCTCGTCATAACGTTACAGAATTAGCTCATTTTGTCTCAAGCTTAAGTAACGTAGAAAAAGTAGAAGTCCTCCCCTTTCATAAAATGGGAGAATACAAATGGGAACAATTAGGGTATGAATACCAACTCAAAGATACGCCACCACCATCACCAGAGTTAGTACGAAATACAATCGACATTTTCAGAAGCTACGGTCTTAACGTCAACTGA
- a CDS encoding endonuclease domain-containing protein has protein sequence MKSKRIRGTTPGIIAAARRLRQNLTSAEKILWEALRNRQLDGLRFRCQHAVGSFVVDFYCAECRLAVEVDGEIHEQRVDYDTARTTKLQQFGLRVIRFRNQEVMTNLDKVLQQILKASREQI, from the coding sequence ATGAAATCTAAGCGCATTCGAGGCACTACTCCTGGTATTATTGCTGCGGCAAGACGACTGCGACAGAACCTTACATCTGCGGAAAAGATTTTGTGGGAAGCTTTGAGAAATCGACAACTGGATGGCTTAAGGTTTCGCTGTCAACACGCTGTTGGTTCATTTGTTGTTGATTTCTACTGTGCTGAGTGTCGGTTAGCTGTTGAAGTTGATGGCGAGATTCACGAGCAACGTGTTGACTATGATACTGCCCGTACTACAAAACTTCAGCAATTTGGCTTACGAGTCATAAGATTTCGCAATCAAGAAGTTATGACCAACTTAGATAAAGTTCTCCAACAGATTCTTAAAGCCAGTCGCGAACAAATTTAG
- the pflB gene encoding formate C-acetyltransferase: MTQWQGFIPGEWMETINVRDFIQKNYKPYEGDEAFLASATDRTQALWNKVKALMSEERKQGILDTDTKVVSSITSHSPGYIDRNLEQIVGLQTDKPLKRAIMPFGGIRTVKASLEAYGYKLDPQTEEIFKKYRKTHNDGVFDAYTKEMRLARHSGIITGLPDAYGRGRIIGDYRRVPLYGVDFLISDKKQQLESLDVDCIDACIIRRREEISEQIRALFELKEMAASYGFDISQPAANAQEAVQWLYFAYLGAVKEQNGAAMSLGRVSTFLDIYFERDLQNGTATETQLQELIDHFVMKLRMVRFLRTPDYNELFSGDPTWVTEAIAGMGEDGRTLVTKTSFRFLHTLYNLEAAPEPNLTVLWSEQLPANFKRFCAKVSVDTSSIQYENDDLMRPYYGDDYAIACCVSAMRVGKQMQFFGARANLAKALLYAINGGKDEKTGEQIAPQFEPITADYLDYDEVMAKFNQMMDWLAKLYINTLNVIHYMHDKYCYERLEMALHDRDVYRTMACGVAGLSVVADALSAIKYAKVKVLRNESGLAVDYEIEGDYPKFGNNDDRVDRIATDLVTTFMNKLRACKTYRDAVPTQSILTITSNVVYGKKTGNTPDGRKAGEPFAPGANPMHGRDTKGAIASLASVAKLPYEHAQDGISYTFSIVPQALGKTSEAQVNNLVGMLDGYFHDGGHHVNINVLQRETLLEAMEHPEKYPQLTIRVSGYAVNFIKLTREQQLDVIKRTFHNCL, translated from the coding sequence ATGACGCAATGGCAAGGTTTTATACCAGGCGAATGGATGGAAACAATTAATGTTCGCGATTTCATCCAAAAAAACTACAAACCCTATGAAGGTGACGAAGCTTTTTTAGCATCTGCTACAGATCGAACTCAAGCGCTGTGGAATAAAGTAAAAGCGCTGATGAGTGAAGAAAGAAAACAGGGAATTTTAGATACAGATACCAAAGTTGTATCTAGCATCACTTCGCACAGTCCTGGTTACATCGATCGCAATTTAGAACAAATTGTTGGTTTGCAAACGGATAAACCTTTAAAACGAGCAATTATGCCGTTTGGTGGGATTAGAACAGTCAAAGCATCGCTAGAAGCTTATGGCTACAAGTTAGATCCGCAAACCGAAGAAATCTTCAAAAAGTATCGCAAAACGCATAACGATGGTGTGTTCGACGCATATACTAAAGAAATGCGCTTAGCACGCCACTCTGGCATTATTACAGGTTTACCCGATGCTTACGGTCGCGGTCGGATTATTGGCGACTATCGACGCGTTCCACTTTACGGAGTTGATTTTTTAATTAGCGACAAAAAGCAACAACTCGAATCTTTAGACGTCGATTGCATCGATGCGTGTATCATCCGACGTCGCGAAGAAATTTCCGAGCAAATTCGCGCCTTGTTTGAACTCAAAGAGATGGCGGCTAGCTACGGATTTGATATCAGTCAACCAGCAGCTAATGCACAAGAAGCAGTACAGTGGCTGTATTTTGCGTATCTCGGTGCAGTCAAAGAACAAAACGGCGCGGCGATGTCTTTAGGGCGAGTTTCGACGTTTTTAGACATCTATTTTGAGCGCGACTTGCAAAATGGTACGGCAACTGAAACGCAACTGCAAGAATTAATCGATCATTTCGTAATGAAGTTGCGAATGGTGCGTTTCTTACGAACTCCTGATTACAACGAACTATTCTCTGGCGATCCGACTTGGGTAACAGAAGCGATCGCAGGTATGGGCGAAGATGGCAGAACTTTGGTAACAAAAACAAGTTTCCGCTTTTTGCACACGCTGTACAACTTAGAAGCAGCACCCGAACCTAATTTAACCGTTTTGTGGTCAGAACAACTACCAGCGAACTTCAAGCGCTTCTGTGCCAAGGTTTCTGTAGATACTAGCTCAATTCAATACGAAAACGACGATTTGATGCGTCCGTACTACGGCGACGATTATGCGATCGCTTGCTGTGTTAGCGCCATGCGTGTTGGTAAACAAATGCAATTTTTTGGGGCGCGGGCGAATCTTGCTAAGGCACTACTTTACGCCATTAACGGCGGTAAAGACGAGAAAACTGGCGAACAAATTGCACCGCAATTCGAGCCGATAACTGCTGATTACTTAGATTACGACGAAGTGATGGCGAAGTTCAACCAGATGATGGACTGGTTAGCCAAGCTATACATCAACACTTTAAACGTCATTCACTACATGCACGATAAATATTGCTACGAACGCCTAGAAATGGCGTTACACGATCGCGATGTTTATCGCACAATGGCGTGTGGAGTCGCAGGGTTATCGGTAGTAGCTGATGCATTATCTGCAATTAAATACGCCAAAGTTAAAGTGTTGCGCAATGAAAGTGGTTTAGCGGTTGATTACGAAATTGAAGGCGATTATCCTAAGTTTGGTAACAACGACGATCGCGTCGATCGAATTGCCACAGATTTAGTCACAACGTTCATGAATAAACTGCGGGCGTGTAAAACGTACCGCGATGCTGTACCCACGCAATCAATTTTGACGATTACCTCAAACGTTGTGTATGGCAAGAAAACGGGAAATACCCCCGATGGGCGTAAAGCAGGAGAACCCTTTGCACCAGGCGCAAACCCCATGCACGGAAGAGATACCAAAGGTGCGATCGCAAGCCTCGCTTCTGTTGCCAAACTTCCCTACGAACACGCACAAGATGGCATTTCTTACACCTTCTCAATTGTGCCACAGGCGTTAGGAAAAACTTCCGAAGCTCAAGTTAACAATTTAGTCGGAATGTTAGATGGTTACTTCCACGATGGCGGTCATCATGTTAACATCAACGTGCTGCAACGCGAAACCTTGCTAGAAGCAATGGAGCATCCTGAAAAGTATCCGCAATTAACAATTAGGGTATCAGGATATGCAGTCAATTTTATCAAGTTAACTCGCGAACAGCAGCTAGATGTGATTAAGCGAACCTTCCACAATTGCCTTTGA